From Fusarium fujikuroi IMI 58289 draft genome, chromosome FFUJ_chr07, a single genomic window includes:
- a CDS encoding related to 3-oxoacyl-[acyl-carrier-protein] reductase, which translates to MSLEGKVVLITGGAKNLGAEIALSLASIGASLALHYNSPSTKESADTLAKTISQSFPKVKFSFYQGDLTTKAAVDKLFEAVLKDFGKIDIVINTIGKVLKKPIAEISEAEYDTIVNSKSAFLILQAGAKHVEDGGKLITIVTALLAAFTGFYTSYAGSKAPVEHFTRGVAKELMGRRISVNAVAPGPMDTPFFYPQEADDAVAFHKSQALDGRLTDVKDIAPLVKFLVTEGGWITGQTLFANGGYTTR; encoded by the exons ATGTCTCTCGAAGGAAAGGTCGTTCTCATCACAGGCGGGGCCAAGAACCTGGGTGCCGAAATCGCCCTATCCCTAGCAAGCATTGGCGCTAGCCTCGCCCTCCACTACAACTCACCGTCCACAAAGGAAAGTGCCGACACTTTAGCAAAGACAATCAGCCAATCATTCCCCAAGGTAAAATTTTCGTTCTATCAGGGTgatctcaccaccaaagcagCAGTCGACAAACTGTTTGAAGCTGTGCTCAAGGACTTCGGCAAGATCGACATTGTCATCAACACAATTGGAAAGGTTCTCAAGAAGCCCATCGCTGAGATCTCTGAGGCAGAGTATGACACCAT CGTCAACTCCAAATCGGCTTTCCTGATTCTTCAAGCTGGCGCAAAGCATGTCGAAGACGGCGGAAAGCTCATCACTATCGTCACTGCCCTCCTAGCGGCCTTCACCGGCTTCTATACTTCATATGCCGGATCTAAAGCTCCCGTTGAGCACTTTACCCGTGGCGTTGCCAAAGAGCTTATGGGCCGCCGAATCAGCGTCAATGCTGTCGCGCCTGGACCGATGGATACGC CTTTCTTCTACCCGCAagaggctgatgatgctgtGGCTTTTCACAAGAGTCAAGCGCTGGATGGTCGGCTGACGGATGTTAAGGATATTGCTCCCCTCGTTAAATTCCTTGTCACTGAGGGGGGATGGATTACGGGCCAGACCCTCTTCGCCAATGGCGGCTATACTACCCGTTGA